Genomic segment of Tomitella fengzijianii:
GTACTGCTCGGTGATCGAGTCGATCGCCAGCCTCGGCGCCGCGTTGTGGCTGGGGGAGCGCGGCAACGTCGTGGGTGTGAACAACAACACGAACTTCCTGCGCGCCGTGCGCACGGGCCGGCTCGAGGCGGTGGCCGAACCGCAGCACCGCGGCCGCCTGCAGCAGCTGTGGCGGGTGGCGATCACCGACGAGGACGGCCGGATGGTCGCCGAAGGCCAGGTGCGGTTGCAGAACGTGGAGAACGCCGAGCGCCTGGCTAACTGAGCGCGCACTGACGGCCCGCGGCTCGAGGTCCCCGGCCCCCGGTCTCCGGCCCGTGGTCTCCGGCCCGTGGGTCCTCGGTCCGCATGGTCCGTGTCCGCTGATGCGGAGCCCTCAGCCGGCGGCTTCGGCGGGGCCGCCCTGGGCGTCGTCCGCGGGGCCATGTGTCCCGTTGTGGGCGCGTTCGAGCGCGAGGACCCGCTCCGCCTCCTCCTGCGCGAGCTTCTTCGCCGCGTCCACGTCGAGGACCGCGTACTTGCCGTTGCCCAGCTGACCCAGAGCGGAACGTGCGAGAACCTGCTGCACGGTGATGGTCATCTGGCCTCGGCTGCGGCCGAAGAACGTGGTGGCCCACGACATCAGCGTCGTCAACCGGCTCTTGAAGCCCACCAGGTACATCAGGTGGATGACCAGCCAGATGATCCACGCGAGGAACCCGGTGAGCTCGAGCCGGCCCACCTTGGCGACGGCGCTGAACCGCGAGATCGTGGCCATGCTGCCCTTGTCCCAGTACTTGAACGGCTTGCGCTCGTGGTGCGGGCGACCGCCGGCCTCCGCCGCGATGTTCTTGGCCACATAGGTGCCGCCCTGCATGGCCACCTGCGCGAGGCCCGGCAGGTTGTCGAGCGTCATCATGTCGCCGATGACGAACACATTCGGGTGCCCCGGAAGGCTCAGGTCCGGGTTGACGTGGACTCTGCCGGCCCGGTCGAGTTCGGCCTGCGACTGTTCGGCGAGCAGGCCGCCGAGCCGACTCGCCTGCACTCCCGCCGACCACACCTTGCACTGGCAGCGGATGAGCTTCTCGCTGCCGTCCTTCTTCTTGATCGTGATTCCGTCGCGGTCGACGTCGGTGACCATGGCCCCGGTATGGATCTCCACTCCCAGCTTGGTCAACCGCTTGGCGGTGCTGGCGCTGAGCTTGCCGCCGTACACGGGCAGCACGTCGTCCGCTCCGTCGAGCAGGATGATCCGCGCGTCGTGCGGGTCGATGTTGCGGAAGCTGCCGTGGAGCGTGCGGTGGGCGAGTTCCGCGATCTGCCCCACCAGCTCGACGCCGGTGGGGCCGGCGCCGACGACGACGAACGTCATCAGCCGCTCGCGTTCGTAGTCGTCCGTGCAGATCTCCGCCTGCTCGAAGGAGCCGAGGATCCGCCCGCGCAGTTCCAGCGCGTCGTCGATGGTCTTCATTCCCGGTGCGTACTCGGCGAAATGGTCGTTGCCGAAGTACGACTGCTTGGCGCCGGCGGCGACGATGAGGCTGTCGAACGGTGTGACCCGGGTGATGGCCATCGCCTCGGAGGTGACCGTCCGGGCCTCGAGGTCGATGTCGGTGACCGACCCCAGCAGGACCTCCGCGTTGTCCTGCTTGCGCAGCACCAGGCGGGTGGACGGGGCGATCTCGCCTTCGGAGAGGATCCCCGTGGCCACCTGGTAGAGCAGCGGCTGGAATAGGTGGTGTGTGGTCTTGGCGATCATGGTGACGTCGACGTCGGCACGCTTGAGTGCCTGTGTGCTGAACAGCCCGCCGAAGCCGGATCCGATGACCACCACGCGGTGGCGCTGGGGCGTTCCGGTCTCGCTGGTCATGACGCACTCCTCAGGCGGATCCATCTGGTCCGTGGACGGCAGGACACTGACAACCTTAGTGATCCAGCGAACACTCGGCGCGCCAGGCCGCGAATCCGGTGGGGCGTGGCGCCGTATACGCCCAGGGAACCGGGCGGTGCGGTCCACGGACGCGGCCGGCGCGCAAAGCCACGCAGTCTCAGGCGAACTCGGGGCCGGTGTCCCGCGGCGCCGGCGGATGCGCGGAGTATGCGCCGTAGATGAATCCGGCGGCGGCGGGCAGGTCCAGGCCCAGTGCGGTCAGTTCGTCCGCGAGCGCGTGCGGTGCGGTGAGTGCGATCAGCAGGTGGCCGGTGCCGACGGCGGCGTGTCCGCGGCGTGCCGCGTCCGATCGGGCGGCGGCGAGGACCGCGTCGATGGCGGGCAGGGGGCCATCGGTGCGCGCGGGGGCGTCCGCCGGCGGCAGGGTGAGCGCGGCGATGCGCATCCGAGCCCGCCCCAGGCGCACGCCCTGATCGGTCAACGCGCGGGTGGCCGTGGATCCCGTCTCCGCGAGGAGGGCCAGCATCAGGTGCGCGGCGTTGACGGATTCGTGGCGGTCGGGCGACGTGGGCGCCTGCCGCGTAGACGGGCGGGACACCGCCTGAGCGGCGACGAGGGCGTCGTGCGTGCCCTGGGTGTAGGGCATCGCGGGCCCGGCATGCTGCGCGCCGTCGGAGTGCTCGATGAGTGTCGGCCGGTGATCGGTCACAATCCCAGCCTATCCGCGCCCACCCTCCCGCGCGTGTATGCGCGGCCCCTGGCGCCGATCAGCGATAGCCGTGGCGCATGTCCTCGACGATGCGCGGGTGGGCGAGGGTCGACGGCTCCAAGACCCGTGGCCCCATGTCGTCGGGGAAGACGACCGCGGCGTCGAGCACCTGTTGGTCGAGGAACCGGAGGCCCGGCAATCCGGGGGGCAGCGTCGCGGCGGGGGGAGTGTCGCCATGGGCGGCGAGGGTGAATCCCCAGCCGCCGAACGTGGGGACGTAGATGTGGTACGGGGTGACCGCGAGCCCGGCCGCCTGCACGGAGGAGACCGTGCGCCAGTAGGCGTCGGTGGTGAAGTAGGGGCTTCCCGATTGCACCACCATGCGGCCGTCGGGGGCCAGCACGCGGGCGGCGAGGCCGTAGAACTCCGTGGAGTAGAGCCGTCCCAGCTGCGGGGTGTCCGGGTCGGGGAGGTCGATGAGCACCGCGTCGAACCCGCCGTCGGGGATTGCGGGATGGTCCTGGCGCAGCCACGCCATCGCATCATCGACGATCACGTGCACCCTGGGGTCCGCGAGGGAATCCTTGTTGATGCCGCTGAGCATGGTGCGGGCCAGCTCCAGCACCTCGGGGTCCAATTCCACCTGGACTATGTGCTCCACCGAGGGCACGCGCAGCAGCTCGCGCGCGGCCAGGCCGTCGCCGCCGCCGAGGATCAGCACCGAGCGGGTGTCCGCTTGCAGCGCGGGGTACACCAGGCTTTCGGTGTAGCGGTATTCATCGCGGGTGGAGAACTGCAGACCCCCGTCCAGGTACAGCCGGGTGTCGCTTCCGCGCTGTGTCACCACGATTTCCTGATAGTCGGAGCGTTCGTAGGCGATGATCGGATCCGCGTAGAGGGCCTGGCGTGCGGTGGTCTCGATGTTCCGGGAGCCGACGAGCAGGGTGATGAGCACGGCCGCGGCCGCGGCGAGCAGCATCAGCGAGAACACCAGCGCCCGCCTGGAGAGCAGGTGCCGCAGCAGGAACAGCGCGAGTATCGCCGCCGCACCCAGATTGATCATCCCGGTGACGGCCGCGCCGCGGAGCATCCCGAGCGCCGGCAGCAGCAGGAACGGCCACGCGAGTCCGCCGAGCAGCGCGCCGAGGTAG
This window contains:
- a CDS encoding NAD(P)/FAD-dependent oxidoreductase, which gives rise to MTSETGTPQRHRVVVIGSGFGGLFSTQALKRADVDVTMIAKTTHHLFQPLLYQVATGILSEGEIAPSTRLVLRKQDNAEVLLGSVTDIDLEARTVTSEAMAITRVTPFDSLIVAAGAKQSYFGNDHFAEYAPGMKTIDDALELRGRILGSFEQAEICTDDYERERLMTFVVVGAGPTGVELVGQIAELAHRTLHGSFRNIDPHDARIILLDGADDVLPVYGGKLSASTAKRLTKLGVEIHTGAMVTDVDRDGITIKKKDGSEKLIRCQCKVWSAGVQASRLGGLLAEQSQAELDRAGRVHVNPDLSLPGHPNVFVIGDMMTLDNLPGLAQVAMQGGTYVAKNIAAEAGGRPHHERKPFKYWDKGSMATISRFSAVAKVGRLELTGFLAWIIWLVIHLMYLVGFKSRLTTLMSWATTFFGRSRGQMTITVQQVLARSALGQLGNGKYAVLDVDAAKKLAQEEAERVLALERAHNGTHGPADDAQGGPAEAAG
- a CDS encoding PaaI family thioesterase, with product MAGVGFHKAFGLRFLEASGDRIRVEWDAAPELHQPYGIVHGGVYCSVIESIASLGAALWLGERGNVVGVNNNTNFLRAVRTGRLEAVAEPQHRGRLQQLWRVAITDEDGRMVAEGQVRLQNVENAERLAN
- a CDS encoding polyamine aminopropyltransferase, yielding MLRRRWRALLLASVAACAACGLIYELALLTLSTSLAGGGIVETSLIVAGYVAALGAGALLVKPLLHRAAVTFVTVETMLALVGGLSATALYLTFAYIGSSVWVLVLATALIGSLVGAEVPLLMTLLQQGRTAEATDSGRVLANLNAADYLGALLGGLAWPFLLLPALGMLRGAAVTGMINLGAAAILALFLLRHLLSRRALVFSLMLLAAAAAVLITLLVGSRNIETTARQALYADPIIAYERSDYQEIVVTQRGSDTRLYLDGGLQFSTRDEYRYTESLVYPALQADTRSVLILGGGDGLAARELLRVPSVEHIVQVELDPEVLELARTMLSGINKDSLADPRVHVIVDDAMAWLRQDHPAIPDGGFDAVLIDLPDPDTPQLGRLYSTEFYGLAARVLAPDGRMVVQSGSPYFTTDAYWRTVSSVQAAGLAVTPYHIYVPTFGGWGFTLAAHGDTPPAATLPPGLPGLRFLDQQVLDAAVVFPDDMGPRVLEPSTLAHPRIVEDMRHGYR
- a CDS encoding Clp protease N-terminal domain-containing protein, with translation MTDHRPTLIEHSDGAQHAGPAMPYTQGTHDALVAAQAVSRPSTRQAPTSPDRHESVNAAHLMLALLAETGSTATRALTDQGVRLGRARMRIAALTLPPADAPARTDGPLPAIDAVLAAARSDAARRGHAAVGTGHLLIALTAPHALADELTALGLDLPAAAGFIYGAYSAHPPAPRDTGPEFA